A DNA window from Massilia putida contains the following coding sequences:
- a CDS encoding sensor histidine kinase yields the protein MIKALRYALVIGSAIASILLFLLASASSNTGFFAHDFTWLLGLILGVAGALFILVLVAFWRLYSRYKAGKFGSRLMVRLMMLFGGIGILPGLVVFMVSVQFVSHSIESWFDVKIEAALDSGLNLSRAALDEAVADLNANAGTVAATLAGQGERDAQTILARALDDGNGMQSALLLDATGKLVASATEDRHAVLAADLPTPQMLKQAAMPGGYARPEGGIDDDFREARGDQPTALDAATGLRLRVVVAVPEPPGMAPRYLQLTQAVPVNLASNAAVLSTAYREYQERFAARTGLRKMYIGTLTLTLLLAIFSAIGAAFLIAGNLAQPLLVLAEGTRAVAEGDLSPRPIVETNDELGTLTQSFNAMTGQLFEARSAVERNRAALESAKAHLESVLANMSAGVIVMDADGVVVNANDAVHRILQVDVASLAGRPLDEIEGLEVFAGAVTRAFSAQSAQSAAGRGRGRSHWQQQIEIPRRPGTGDDHDITLLARGSRLPVGAGSGFIVVFDDISDVISAQRSVAWGEVARRLAHEIKNPLTPIQLSAERLQMKLADRVDPDAAALLNKATDTIVSQVAAMKRMVDDFRDYARTPPAVLSPLDLNDLIDEILHLYLSEDGSDVIHPSLQPGLPRVMGDTTQLRQVIHNLLQNAQDALADRTNHDEPPRIDVITETIHYVGADGCTGTAVRLAIVDNGPGFAPKILSRAFEPYVTSKARGTGLGLPMVKKIIDEHGGRIDVANRADGTGASVSILLLKLAPEANLAEA from the coding sequence GTGATCAAGGCCTTGCGCTACGCCCTGGTGATCGGCAGCGCGATCGCGTCGATCCTGCTGTTCCTGCTCGCGTCCGCGTCCAGCAACACGGGTTTCTTCGCCCACGACTTCACCTGGCTGCTGGGCCTGATCCTCGGCGTGGCCGGGGCCTTGTTCATCCTGGTGCTGGTCGCGTTCTGGCGCCTGTATTCGCGCTACAAGGCGGGCAAGTTCGGCTCGCGCCTGATGGTCCGGCTGATGATGCTGTTCGGCGGTATCGGCATTCTTCCCGGGCTCGTCGTCTTCATGGTCTCCGTGCAGTTCGTCTCGCACTCGATCGAATCGTGGTTCGACGTCAAGATCGAAGCCGCGCTCGATTCCGGCCTGAACCTGTCGCGCGCCGCGCTCGACGAAGCCGTGGCCGACCTGAACGCCAACGCGGGCACGGTCGCCGCCACGCTGGCGGGGCAGGGCGAACGGGATGCCCAGACCATCCTCGCGCGCGCGCTCGACGACGGCAACGGCATGCAGAGCGCGCTGCTGCTGGACGCCACCGGCAAGCTGGTGGCGAGCGCCACCGAGGACCGCCACGCCGTCCTGGCCGCCGACCTGCCCACGCCGCAGATGCTCAAGCAGGCCGCGATGCCGGGCGGTTACGCGCGTCCGGAAGGCGGCATCGACGACGATTTCCGCGAGGCGCGCGGCGACCAGCCCACCGCCCTCGACGCCGCCACCGGCCTGCGCCTGCGCGTGGTGGTGGCCGTGCCGGAGCCGCCCGGCATGGCGCCGCGCTACCTGCAGCTGACGCAGGCCGTGCCCGTCAACCTGGCGTCGAACGCCGCCGTGCTGAGTACCGCCTACCGCGAATACCAGGAGCGCTTCGCCGCGCGCACGGGCCTGCGCAAGATGTACATCGGCACGCTCACGCTGACGCTGCTGCTGGCGATCTTTTCCGCCATCGGCGCCGCATTCCTCATCGCCGGCAACCTGGCCCAGCCCCTGCTCGTGCTGGCCGAGGGCACGCGCGCCGTGGCCGAGGGCGACCTGTCGCCGCGTCCGATCGTCGAGACCAACGACGAACTGGGCACGCTCACCCAATCGTTCAACGCGATGACGGGCCAGCTGTTCGAGGCCCGCTCCGCCGTCGAACGCAACCGCGCCGCGCTGGAAAGCGCCAAGGCCCACCTGGAATCGGTGCTCGCGAATATGTCGGCCGGCGTGATCGTGATGGATGCCGACGGCGTCGTCGTCAACGCCAACGATGCCGTGCACCGCATCCTGCAGGTCGACGTGGCGTCGCTGGCCGGCCGTCCGCTCGACGAGATCGAGGGGCTGGAAGTCTTCGCCGGCGCCGTCACGCGCGCCTTTTCCGCCCAGAGCGCGCAGTCGGCCGCGGGCCGCGGCCGCGGGCGCTCGCACTGGCAGCAGCAGATCGAAATCCCGCGCCGTCCCGGCACCGGCGACGACCACGACATCACCCTGCTCGCGCGCGGCTCGCGCCTGCCGGTGGGGGCGGGCAGCGGTTTCATCGTCGTGTTCGACGATATCTCCGACGTGATCTCGGCCCAGCGTTCCGTGGCCTGGGGCGAGGTCGCGCGCCGCCTCGCGCACGAGATCAAGAACCCGCTCACGCCGATCCAGCTGTCGGCCGAGCGCCTGCAAATGAAACTGGCCGACCGCGTCGACCCGGACGCCGCCGCGCTCCTCAACAAGGCCACCGACACCATCGTCAGCCAGGTGGCCGCGATGAAGCGCATGGTCGACGACTTCCGCGACTACGCGCGCACGCCCCCGGCCGTGCTGTCGCCCCTGGACCTGAACGATTTGATTGACGAGATCCTGCACCTGTATTTATCCGAGGACGGTTCGGACGTGATCCATCCGTCCCTGCAGCCGGGCCTGCCGCGCGTGATGGGCGACACGACCCAGCTGCGCCAGGTGATCCACAACCTGCTGCAGAACGCGCAGGACGCGCTGGCCGACCGCACGAACCACGACGAGCCGCCGCGTATCGACGTCATTACGGAGACCATCCACTACGTCGGCGCGGACGGCTGCACGGGCACCGCGGTGCGCCTGGCGATCGTCGACAACGGACCCGGTTTCGCGCCCAAGATCCTGTCGCGCGCATTCGAACCGTACGTGACGTCGAAGGCGCGCGGTACGGGCCTGGGCCTGCCGATGGTCAAGAAGATCATCGACGAACATGGCGGCCGGATCGACGTTGCCAACCGCGCCGACGGAACTGGCGCTTCGGTATCGATTTTGCTGTTAAAGTTAGCGCCAGAGGCGAACTTGGCCGAAGCGTGA
- a CDS encoding response regulator, with amino-acid sequence MANILVVDDEMGIRELLSEILGDEGHAVQLAENAQQARQARQQGAPDLVLLDIWMPDTDGVTLLKEWQRDGLLTMPVIMMSGHATIDTAVEATRIGALNFLEKPIALQKLLKAVQQGLQRGQEVARAPAIAPRPMATAASVAAPVPEPSAAVQPMYAPQPQGGSMGASMGMARPVSNGEAHAHGYTLSFDLPLREARDAFERMYFEHHLGREGGSMTRVAEKTGLERTHLYRKLKQLGVEPGKLGKKSAQ; translated from the coding sequence ATGGCGAACATACTCGTAGTTGACGATGAAATGGGCATCCGCGAGCTGCTCTCGGAAATCCTTGGCGACGAGGGACATGCGGTCCAGCTGGCGGAAAACGCGCAGCAGGCCCGCCAGGCGCGCCAGCAGGGCGCCCCCGACCTGGTGCTGCTCGACATCTGGATGCCCGATACCGACGGCGTCACGCTGCTGAAGGAATGGCAGCGCGACGGTCTGTTGACGATGCCGGTCATCATGATGTCGGGCCACGCCACCATCGACACCGCCGTGGAAGCGACCCGCATCGGCGCCCTGAACTTCCTGGAAAAACCGATCGCCCTGCAAAAGCTGCTGAAAGCCGTGCAACAAGGCCTGCAGCGTGGCCAGGAAGTGGCGCGCGCGCCTGCCATCGCGCCGCGTCCGATGGCCACCGCGGCGTCCGTCGCGGCCCCCGTGCCGGAACCCAGCGCCGCCGTGCAACCCATGTACGCGCCGCAGCCGCAGGGCGGGTCAATGGGCGCGTCGATGGGCATGGCCCGTCCCGTCAGCAATGGCGAGGCGCACGCGCACGGCTACACGCTGTCGTTCGACCTGCCGCTGCGCGAGGCGCGCGACGCGTTCGAACGCATGTACTTCGAGCACCACCTCGGCCGCGAAGGCGGTTCGATGACGCGCGTGGCCGAAAAGACGGGCCTGGAACGTACCCACCTGTACCGCAAGCTCAAGCAGCTCGGCGTCGAGCCGGGCAAGCTGGGCAAGAAGAGTGCACAGTAA
- a CDS encoding BTH_I0359 family protein, producing MNMIYNSEQYSVVEFGVDHNLEALRFGGYEIVDKSGRREAFIGGKLAQAFRRDVNNLIASEPTMEEIDDFLGSYDTLMSQPVVLH from the coding sequence ATGAACATGATCTATAACAGCGAGCAGTACAGCGTTGTCGAATTTGGCGTCGATCACAACCTCGAAGCCCTGCGCTTCGGCGGTTACGAGATCGTCGACAAGTCCGGTCGGCGCGAAGCTTTCATCGGCGGCAAACTGGCGCAAGCGTTCCGGCGTGATGTCAACAACCTGATCGCGAGCGAACCGACCATGGAGGAAATCGACGATTTCCTGGGTTCGTACGACACCCTCATGAGCCAGCCGGTCGTGCTGCACTGA
- a CDS encoding class II glutamine amidotransferase, with amino-acid sequence MCQLLAMNCNVPTDIVFSFTGFAHRGGRTDTHHDGWGIAFFEGAGVRHFVDHQAAIESPIAELIKHYPIKSLNVIAHIRKATQGQVALENCHPFVREMWGRYWVFAHNGDLKGFDPILDGPYRPVGNTDSERAFCFLLQQLRDRFGDTPPALPVLRAAIADLVAVIARHGTFNMMLSDGTALFAHCSTKLCYVVRQYPFAAACLADEDLSVDFSQVTTPNDRVAIIVTTPLTTNETWADFAPGELKVFVDGLPQP; translated from the coding sequence ATGTGTCAACTTCTTGCCATGAATTGCAATGTCCCTACCGACATTGTTTTCAGTTTCACCGGCTTCGCCCATCGGGGCGGACGCACGGACACGCATCATGACGGCTGGGGCATCGCTTTTTTCGAAGGCGCCGGTGTGCGCCATTTCGTCGATCACCAGGCCGCCATCGAGTCGCCCATCGCCGAACTGATCAAGCATTACCCGATCAAGTCGCTGAACGTCATCGCCCACATCCGCAAGGCCACGCAAGGCCAGGTGGCGCTGGAAAACTGTCATCCGTTCGTGCGCGAGATGTGGGGCCGCTACTGGGTGTTCGCCCACAACGGCGACCTCAAGGGCTTCGACCCGATCCTCGACGGGCCCTACCGTCCAGTCGGCAATACCGACAGCGAACGCGCCTTCTGCTTCCTGCTGCAGCAATTGCGCGACCGCTTCGGCGACACGCCGCCCGCGCTGCCCGTGCTGCGCGCGGCCATCGCCGACCTCGTCGCCGTCATCGCGCGCCACGGCACGTTCAACATGATGCTGTCCGACGGCACGGCGCTGTTCGCGCACTGCTCGACGAAGCTGTGCTACGTCGTGCGCCAATATCCGTTCGCGGCCGCTTGCCTGGCCGACGAAGACCTGTCCGTCGACTTTTCCCAGGTGACGACCCCGAACGACCGCGTCGCCATCATCGTCACCACGCCATTGACGACCAACGAGACATGGGCGGACTTCGCGCCCGGCGAACTGAAGGTGTTCGTGGACGGCCTGCCGCAACCGTGA
- a CDS encoding EAL and HDOD domain-containing protein yields the protein MTDTAASLDHANYPLRVRDFYLGRQPVLDRNQALFGYELLFRSARQGEADETGLSATAAVIAHAAQLGLTRAIGDAACFLNVDAEVLASDIFAFLPRERTVLEIVSSVVPDDALLARMRELAGHGFRFALDGIEGDSLRLQRLLPLAGFVKLDLRSVPPNALPNLVRRLHGMEKTVVAEKVETEDAYRAAMDLGFDYFQGFYFAHPSVLGGRKLSPSQLAVVELMNLVMSDADNAVIEKTVKRDVTLALNLLRLVNTPAVGAAQRIDSVSQALLVLGRRQLQRWLQIMLYAEPATRGHNQTPLLMLATTRGRLMELLAQRLRPGQRFVADVAFTVGIMSLMDALFGIPMADIVEQIPVSDDVRQALIGRAGFFGELLKLSESIEQADDNTELVLPTLKELQISGDDMIELEMSAFQWSDSVVRYAI from the coding sequence ATGACCGATACCGCCGCGAGCCTGGACCACGCCAACTACCCCTTGCGCGTGCGTGACTTCTACCTGGGGCGCCAGCCTGTGCTCGACCGCAACCAGGCCCTGTTCGGCTACGAGCTCCTGTTCCGCAGCGCGCGCCAGGGCGAGGCCGACGAGACCGGCCTGTCCGCGACGGCCGCCGTGATCGCCCACGCGGCCCAGCTGGGACTTACGCGCGCGATCGGCGACGCAGCCTGCTTCCTGAACGTGGATGCCGAAGTCCTCGCGAGCGACATCTTCGCCTTCCTGCCGCGCGAGCGCACGGTGCTCGAGATCGTGTCGTCCGTCGTGCCGGACGACGCCCTGCTGGCGCGCATGCGCGAACTCGCGGGCCACGGTTTCCGCTTCGCGCTGGACGGCATCGAGGGCGACAGCCTGCGCCTGCAACGCCTGCTGCCGCTGGCCGGCTTCGTCAAGCTGGACCTGCGCAGCGTGCCCCCGAACGCCTTGCCGAACCTCGTGCGCCGCCTGCACGGCATGGAAAAAACCGTGGTCGCGGAAAAGGTCGAGACGGAGGACGCCTACCGCGCCGCCATGGACCTCGGCTTCGATTACTTCCAGGGTTTTTATTTCGCGCACCCGTCCGTGCTGGGCGGCCGCAAGCTGTCGCCGTCGCAGCTCGCGGTGGTCGAGCTCATGAACCTCGTGATGTCAGACGCGGACAATGCGGTCATCGAAAAGACCGTCAAGCGCGACGTGACGCTCGCCCTGAACCTGCTGCGCCTCGTGAACACGCCGGCCGTGGGCGCAGCGCAGCGCATCGATTCCGTCAGCCAGGCATTGCTCGTGCTGGGCCGGCGCCAGCTGCAGCGCTGGCTGCAGATCATGCTGTATGCCGAACCGGCCACGCGCGGCCACAACCAGACGCCGTTGCTGATGCTGGCCACGACGCGCGGCCGCCTGATGGAGCTGCTGGCCCAGCGCCTGCGCCCCGGCCAGCGCTTTGTTGCGGACGTCGCTTTCACGGTCGGCATCATGTCGCTGATGGATGCCCTGTTCGGCATTCCGATGGCCGACATCGTCGAGCAGATCCCCGTCAGCGACGACGTGCGCCAGGCCCTCATCGGCCGTGCAGGCTTCTTCGGCGAGCTGCTCAAGCTGTCCGAGAGCATCGAGCAGGCCGATGACAACACGGAGCTCGTGCTGCCCACGCTGAAGGAGTTGCAGATCTCCGGCGACGACATGATCGAGCTCGAGATGTCCGCGTTCCAGTGGTCCGACTCCGTCGTCCGCTACGCCATCTGA
- a CDS encoding ABC transporter ATP-binding protein, protein MKSYGTRRAVDGVSFQVLAGQTVGLLGPNGAGKSTTVSMLCGLLKPDAGQVLLDGQSVTTGAASIKRRIGLVPQDLALYEDLSAHENLRLFGALYGLRSKPLDERIARVLGLVNLLERAHDKPATFSGGMKRRLNIAAALLHDPDLLILDEPTVGVDPQSRNAIFDTLEALQSQGRALIYTSHYMEEVERLADHIVIIDHGKVLADDSPAALHRKLASKALLRVELAEPVGPSLLDALRSQAGVTTLASEGAALDIGLTDNADAVPLLGWLQGQGQRPVHFATARASLEDIFLDLTGRTLRD, encoded by the coding sequence GTGAAATCATACGGTACCCGCCGCGCCGTGGACGGCGTGTCGTTCCAGGTGCTGGCGGGCCAGACCGTCGGCCTGCTGGGGCCGAACGGGGCGGGCAAGTCGACCACCGTCTCCATGCTGTGCGGGCTGCTCAAGCCCGATGCCGGCCAGGTGCTGCTGGACGGCCAGTCCGTCACGACGGGCGCAGCAAGCATCAAGCGCCGCATCGGCCTCGTGCCGCAAGACCTCGCGCTGTACGAGGACCTGTCGGCGCACGAGAACCTGCGCCTGTTCGGCGCCTTGTACGGCTTGAGGAGCAAGCCTCTGGACGAGCGCATCGCGCGCGTGCTGGGTCTCGTGAACCTGCTTGAGCGCGCGCACGACAAGCCGGCCACGTTCTCCGGCGGGATGAAGCGCCGGCTGAACATCGCGGCCGCGCTGCTGCACGATCCCGACTTGCTGATCCTCGACGAGCCCACGGTCGGCGTCGACCCGCAGAGCCGCAACGCCATCTTCGACACGCTGGAAGCGCTGCAGTCGCAGGGCCGCGCGCTGATCTACACGAGCCACTACATGGAGGAGGTGGAGCGGCTGGCCGACCACATCGTCATCATCGACCACGGTAAAGTCCTGGCCGACGACAGCCCGGCCGCGCTGCACCGCAAGCTCGCGTCGAAGGCGCTGCTGCGCGTGGAACTGGCGGAACCGGTGGGCCCAAGCCTGCTCGATGCGCTGCGGTCCCAGGCCGGCGTGACCACATTGGCGAGCGAGGGCGCGGCCCTCGACATCGGCCTCACGGACAACGCCGACGCCGTGCCGCTGCTCGGCTGGCTGCAAGGACAGGGCCAGCGTCCGGTGCACTTCGCCACCGCGCGCGCGAGCCTCGAAGACATCTTCCTCGACCTGACCGGACGCACGCTGCGCGACTGA
- a CDS encoding ABC transporter permease, translating into MTAFFALVRKDLILYVSDKRALLMHLVLPIVIAAFFGSVFGGGSAKGGGIDVVLVQQDTSDAGNRIAAGLKADPNLHVTPMDLAHARDAVRKGAQAVAIVLPAGFAEAAGTAMFSNQAKPAIGLLYDPSQPAVLAMVKGMLTQQVMQVVSAEMFGGPLGKKLTARSLQQLDENKVQDAALRDMLVAVRKFEDRPREEGAGDGAPRGLAMPFTTHDEGLTSGPVAQGYNPYAHSFSGMGVQFILFMGVNMGIGMLLTRRSGVWDRLLAAPVTLTQVVLARGVSAAIIASCLLCTIFIVAALAFHVQVSSVPGFLAVAIGFGALTAGFGLLIAAFGKTPEAARGIAMFATLILVMLGGAWVPSFMFPAWVQQLTLVVPTRWAIAGLDAVTWRGLGAPAAAPAVAVLFGFALLFTVAAVWRFRREQA; encoded by the coding sequence ATGACAGCCTTTTTCGCCCTGGTCCGCAAGGACCTCATCCTCTACGTCTCCGACAAGCGCGCGCTGCTGATGCACCTCGTGCTGCCCATCGTGATCGCGGCGTTCTTCGGTTCCGTGTTCGGCGGCGGCAGCGCAAAGGGCGGCGGCATCGACGTGGTCCTCGTCCAGCAGGACACGAGCGACGCCGGCAACCGCATCGCGGCGGGCCTCAAGGCCGATCCGAACCTGCACGTCACACCCATGGACCTGGCGCACGCCCGGGATGCCGTGCGCAAGGGCGCCCAGGCCGTCGCCATCGTGCTGCCGGCCGGCTTTGCGGAAGCGGCCGGCACCGCCATGTTCTCGAACCAGGCCAAGCCGGCCATCGGCCTGCTGTACGACCCGTCGCAGCCGGCCGTGCTGGCGATGGTGAAGGGCATGCTGACGCAGCAGGTGATGCAGGTCGTGAGCGCCGAGATGTTCGGCGGACCGCTGGGCAAAAAGCTCACGGCGCGCAGCCTGCAGCAGCTCGACGAGAACAAGGTGCAGGACGCCGCGCTGCGCGACATGCTCGTCGCCGTGCGCAAGTTCGAGGACCGGCCGCGCGAGGAGGGCGCCGGCGACGGCGCGCCGCGCGGCCTGGCCATGCCGTTCACGACGCACGACGAGGGCCTCACGAGCGGCCCCGTCGCGCAGGGCTACAACCCGTACGCGCACTCGTTCTCGGGGATGGGCGTGCAATTCATCCTGTTCATGGGCGTGAACATGGGGATCGGCATGCTGCTGACGCGCCGCAGCGGCGTGTGGGACCGCCTGCTCGCCGCGCCCGTCACGCTGACCCAGGTGGTGCTGGCGCGCGGCGTCTCGGCCGCCATCATCGCGTCCTGCCTGCTGTGCACGATCTTCATCGTGGCGGCGCTGGCGTTCCACGTGCAGGTGAGCAGCGTGCCCGGCTTCCTCGCCGTGGCGATCGGGTTCGGCGCGCTCACGGCCGGTTTCGGCCTGCTCATCGCGGCGTTCGGCAAGACCCCGGAAGCGGCGCGCGGCATCGCGATGTTCGCGACGCTGATCCTCGTGATGCTGGGCGGCGCGTGGGTGCCGTCGTTCATGTTCCCCGCGTGGGTCCAGCAGCTGACGCTCGTCGTGCCCACGCGCTGGGCCATCGCCGGCCTGGATGCCGTCACGTGGCGCGGCCTCGGCGCGCCGGCCGCCGCGCCGGCCGTGGCCGTGCTGTTCGGGTTTGCGCTGCTGTTCACGGTCGCCGCCGTGTGGCGCTTTCGGAGAGAGCAGGCGTAG